Proteins encoded together in one Falco peregrinus isolate bFalPer1 chromosome 2, bFalPer1.pri, whole genome shotgun sequence window:
- the EMID1 gene encoding LOW QUALITY PROTEIN: EMI domain-containing protein 1 (The sequence of the model RefSeq protein was modified relative to this genomic sequence to represent the inferred CDS: deleted 1 base in 1 codon) yields the protein MAGRGRGPCRRCPPLPVPLGLCLCLCCLLPLAAGSWSPAALQPAARSNWCSYTVTRTVSCHVQNGTFLQRVFQGCRWPLACSGGSYRTIVRPIYRVTYKTLTALEWRCCPGHTGANCEEEAHSFLTLRDAGRPGTAARRPSLRPTAFSGCLNCSRVEELTARLATLEAQVARLSVAEPHTSPAPKGSTPGGGPEAGQLWGSPAARGSPGDDATGTHGWRGPSGPKGDAGGRGPSGIPGVKGPAGPPGPPGPPGPPGRDGARGLPGEKGSPGPPGPPGPPAPVGPAIARMAEPRDPILSNTFTEAARGIVGPAGPPGPVGPMGPPGPPGPIGPPGPPGPDGRAGAPGAAGPPGEKGDRGPQGHPGSRGQDGAQGEPGPRGEPGEKGTWASSFQTLLRQQARLEVLARRVTLLEAIIWPEPEPGSGGGPPSTAAPRPPRGKRGSSQPPYRIVAPHRQPTGKQ from the exons ATGGCGGGCCGTGGCCGGGGGCcctgccgccgctgcccgccgctgCCCGTCCCCCTggggctctgcctgtgcctctgctgcctgctgccgcTCGCCGCCGGCTCCTGGAGCCCGGCCGCGCTGCAGCCCGCCGCCCGCAG CAACTGGTGCTCCTACACGGTGACACGGACAGTGTCGTGCCACGTCCAGAATGGCACCTTCCTCCAACGGGTCTTTCAGGGCTGCCGCTGGCCCCTGGCCTGCAGCGGGGG CAGCTACCGCACCATCGTCCGGCCCATCTACAGGGTGACCTACAAGACGCTGACAGCGCTGGAGTGGAGGTGCTGCCCTGGACACACCGGGGCCAACTGCGAGGAAG AGGCTCACTCCTTCCTCACCCTGCGGGACGCTGGGCGCCCCGGCACTGCCGCACGCCGGCCCTCCCTGCGCCCCACAGCTTTCTCAG GGTGCCTGAACTGCAGCCGTGTTGAGGAGCTGACAGCCCGGCTTGCCACCCTCGAGGCTCAG GTGGCCCGGCTGTCAGTGGCCGAACCCCacacctccccagcacccaaAGGCAGCACCCCGGGTGGGGGGCCAGAGGCTGGGCAGCTCTGGGGGTCTCCAGCTGCCCGCGGGAGCCCTGGGGATGATG CTACAGGGACACACGGCTGGCGGGGACCCTCTGGCCCCAAGGGAGACGCGGGAGGACGGGGACCGTCGGGCATTCCTGGGGTGAAGGGTCCAGCGGGGCCACCAG gTCCCCCTGGCCCCCCAGGACCACCTGGCCGGGATGGAGCCAGGGGGCTCCCTGGAGAGAAGGGGTCACCTGGACCCCCTGGA CCCCCAGGGCCCCCTGCCCCTGTGGGGCCAGCAATAGCCCGCATGGCCGAGCCAA GGGACCCGATCCTCTCCAACACCTTCACGGAAGCTGCCAGGGGCATCGTGGGTCCTGCCGGACCCCCTGGACCCGTGGGGCCAATGG GTCCTCCCGGCCCCCCGGGTCCCATTGGGCCACCCGGCCCCCCAGGACCTGAC GGTAGAGCCGGGGCACCCGGAGCTGCCGGCCCCCCCGGGGAGAAGGGAGACAGG GGTCCCCAGGGCCACCCGGGCAGCCGTGGGCAGGACGGGGCACAG ggCGAGCCGGGCCCCAGGGGCGAACCGGGAGAGAAGGGCACTTGG GCCAGTAGCTTCCAAACCCTCCTGCGGCAGCAGGCCCGGCTGGAGGTCCTGGCTAGAAGGGTCACCTTGCTGGAAGCCATCATCTGGCCAG AACCAGAGCCTGGCTCAGGCGGTGGCCCCCCCAGCACAGCGGCCCCCCGGCCACCCCGCGGCAAGCGTGGCAGCAGCCAACCCCCCTACCGCATTGTGGCCCCCCACCGTCAGCCCACCGGCAAGCAGTGA
- the DTX1 gene encoding E3 ubiquitin-protein ligase DTX1: protein MARQGSGAMLASSGLGFPPQNLARVVVWEWLNEHGRWRPYSAAVCHHIENVLKEDARGSVVLGQVDVQLAPYIIDLQSMHQFRQDTGTMRPVRRNFYDPSSAPGKGIVWEWENDNSSWTPYDMDICITIQNAYEKQHPWLDLSSLGFCYLIYFSSMSQMNRQTQRKRRLRRRMDLAYPLTMGSIPKSQSWPVGASTGTPCSCPQCLLVNSTRAASNAILASQRRKLYPGAVRQSSTFAGAALWPAGTGTAAVAGGTAKGEGLRVPSGAFAPSQSVPSGTPLPGLNNLNRPGTQRGAGLSARATVPPGVPALPVKNLNGTGPVHPALAGMTGILMCAAGLPVCLTRAPKPILHPPPVSKSDIKPVPGVNGICRKTKKKHLKKSKTPEDVVRRYIQKVKNPPDEDCTICMERLVTSSGYEGVLSHRGIKPELVGKLGKCGHMYHLLCLLAMYNNGNKDGSLQCPTCKAIYGEKTGTQPPGKMEFHLIPHSLPGYTDSKTIRIVYDIPTGIQGPEHPNPGKKFTARGFPRHCYLPDNEKGRKVLKLLIVAWDRRLIFTIGTSNTTGESDTVVWNEIHHKTEFGSNLTGHGYPDPNYLDNVLAELLAQGVSEATLKD from the exons ATGGCACGGCAGGGCTCAGGGGCCATGCTGGCCTCCAGTGGCCTGGGCTTCCCCCCCCAAAACCTGGCCCGCGTGGTGGTGTGGGAGTGGCTGAACGAGCATGGACGCTGGCGGCCCTACTCGGCCGCTGTCTGCCACCACATCGAGAACGTGCTGAAGGAGGATGCCCGTGGCAGCGTGGTGCTGGGCCAGGTCGATGTCCAGCTGGCACCCTACATCATTGACCTCCAGTCTATGCACCAGTTCCGGCAGGACACAG GGACCATGCGCCCTGTACGGAGGAACTTCTACGACCCGTCCTCAGCCCCAGGGAAGGGCATCGTGTGGGAGTGGGAGAACGACAACAGCTCCTGGACGCCCTACGACATGGACATCTGCATCACCATCCAGAACGCCTATGAGAAGCAGCACCCCTGGCTGGACCTCTCCTCCCTGGGCTTCTGCTACCTCATCTACTTCAGCAGCATGTCCCAAATGAACCGGCAAACCCAACGCAAGCGCCGGCTCCGGCGTCGTATGGACCTGGCGTATCCCCTCACCATGGGCTCCATCCCCAAGTCGCAGTCGTGGCCAGTGGGCGCCAGCACGGGgacaccctgctcctgcccacagtGCCTGCTGGTCAACAGCACCCGCGCCGCCTCCAACGCCATCCTGGCTTCCCAGCGCCGCAAGCTCTACCCGGGTGCTGTCCGTCAGAGCAGCACCTTtgctggggcagctctgtggccagcagggacagggacggCAGCGGTGGCAGGTGGCACGGCCAAGGGTGAGGGGCTGCGGGTGCCCAGTGGGGCGTTTGCCCCCAGCCAGAGTGTGCCCAGCGGGACGCCGCTGCCCGGGCTCAACAACCTCAACCGGCCTGGCACGCAGCGGGGGGCTGGACTCAGTGCCCGTGCCACTGTCCCCCCGGG GGTGCCAGCCCTCCCGGTCAAGAACCTGAATGGCACTGGCCCTGTCCATCCCGCCCTCGCAG GGATGACAGGCATCCTCAtgtgtgctgctgggctgcccgTCTGCCTGACCCGTGCTCCTAAGCCCATCCTGCACCCACCGCCCGTCAGCAAGAGTGACATCAAACCTGTGCCCGGTGTCAATGGCATCTGCAGGAAAACTAAAAAGAAGCATCTCAAAAAGA gcaAGACCCCTGAGGACGTGGTGCGCCGCTACATCCAGAAGGTGAAGAACCCCCCGGACGAG GACTGCACTATCTGCATGGAGCGGCTGGTCACCTCCTCCGGCTATGAGGGCGTCCTCAGCCACAGGGGCATCAAGCCGGAGCTGGTGGGCAAGCTGGGCAAGTGTGGGCACATGTAccacctcctctgcctcctggcCATGTACAACAATGGCAACAAG GATGGCAGCCTGCAGTGTCCCACCTGCAAGGCCATTTACGGGGAGAAGACGGGCACACAGCCCCCCGGGAAGATGGAGTTTCACCTCATCCCCCACTCCCTCCCGGGTTACACTGACTCCAAAACCATCCGGATTGTCTATGACATCCCCACCGGCATTCAG GGCCCAGAGCACCCCAATCCTGGCAAGAAGTTCACAGCACGTGGCTTCCCACGGCACTGCTACCTGCCGGACAACGAGAAGGGCAGGAAG GTGCTGAAGCTGCTGATCGTGGCGTGGGACCGGCGGCTCATCTTCACCATCGGCACCTCCAACACCACGGGGGAGTCGGACACGGTGGTATGGAACGAGATCCACCATAAGACCGAGTTTGGGTCCAACCTGACAGGCCACGGCTACCCCGACCCCAACTACCTGGACAACGTCCTGGCCGAACTGCTGGCCCAGGGTGTCTCTGAAGCCACCCTGAAGGACTGA